CCCGCATCATCTTTTAGTTGATATTTTACACTGAAGTGGTTAATACtttcataaacatatttttatgaaaatcaaaCTCTTTTCCATCAGAGAAAGTGAAAATCAATCTTGTCCCACACATGGAAGATAGCCCCaaattaatgtgtgtgtgtgtgtgtgtgtgttacactTATGGATCGCTTTTGCCACTGTCCATCATAGAGCTGGTAGCTTCCTGTTgtttatttggggttttttttcctctattttttgagacagaccaCACCTTcttcgcccagctggagtgcaatgacccaagctgccacctctgcctcccaggttcaagtgattttcctgcctcaacctcctgagcagctgggattataggcaaccaCCAGCacgccaggataatttttgtatttttagtggagacagggtttcgccatgttagccaggctggtctcccactcctgacctcagttgattcatccgcctcggcctttctaagtgctgggattacaggagtgagcagcCGGGCCCGCCCCTGTTGTTTAGAAGATTTCCAGCAATAGagaagcgttttttttttttttttttgagacggagtctggctctgtcacccaggctggggtgcagtggccagatctcagctcactgcaagctccgcctcctgggtttacgccattctcctgcctcagcctcccgagtagctgggactacaggcgcccgccacctcgcccggctagttttttgtatttttagtagagacggggtttcaccgtgttagccaggatggtctcgatctcctgacctcgtgatccgcccatctcggcctcccaaagtgctgggattacaggcttgagccaccgcgcccggccagatacCTGGGCTAAAGGAAGGCTTGATCATGGACACTTTCCTTTAAGAGGCTGGCTGGATTTAAATCAGTGCACAACTATTTACCTCTGTGATGACCAGTCAGTTACTTGGACATTTCCTTTTAGTCCCAGGATTAGCAAAACGGGTTCATAACTAGTATTTCCCTTtaggattgctgtgaggattcAAAGAATGAAAGAGATTAAAAGGTAATAGAATAGATGCAATGTTATGCAACAGTCAGGTATGCTGAAGAGAAATAACTGGatgtcttgctttttaattttatttttttagagacgttGACTCTCTATGTGGAGTAGGCAggactggaactcctgggctcaggtgatcctccggcctcagcctcctaagtagctgccaCTACAGCTTCCCGCCACCTTCCCcatcttgctttttaatttaaagaaggGTCTGCATATCATCTGAAGTCATCTCTCTTTGGGGACATCCCACATGTCCAGAACTGCCAGTCGGCAGTGGGGATGTCCCATTAGGCTGTGGGGAGCATGGAGACTTATCTGCAAAGGAGGACCTGGATAAATGTGCCCACACATCCTCTCAGGCGAGGAGAATGGACGGGAGAGAGAGGCCGACCCGTGTTCCCCCTGTTGCTGTGTACGGAGGAGGCGGTCCGAGGGACCGCGGTGTGGACAGGGACAGGCATGGCGTGGGCGAGGAGAAACGAAAGTCACATCGGTGGCTGCTGTTCTGCACAGAACTCGCTCGCTACCGCCCGCTCCCCGCTCCGCACTCAGCCGATCCGGGGACGGGAGCAGGAGGGCTGCACCCGGACTCCGGGACAGGCCCAGCTGAAAATGACTGGgcgaggggtggggtggagacGCCCACGACGCCAAAGCTGGGGTCCCGGAACTCGCGGGGAGGAGGGTGGAAGGCAACTTGGGAGAAACTGGGAAAGGTGCCCAGGACCTCGGGGACACCGCGCACAGCCGGGCGCACAGCCCCTCCTCCGCGAACCGGCGCCCAAGGGGCGGTCCCGCGGCGCGCCCCGAGCAGAGCTCAGTGGGTAGTGCCCCCGGCCCTTCTGCTGCGCACAGCCCAGCCCAGGATTGCGGGCGGCACAAACACAGCGGGGCGGGTGCAAGCAAGGGGCAGGGCTTCTGCGCCCGGCCCCCTCGCGTGAACATAAAAGCTGccgcaggctgtggggctccaccACGCCGTTCACCAGCGCCTGGCCATCTGCTCATTTGTCGCTTGAGATCTCCAGCCTTACCGTCGCTCGAAATGGACCCCAACTGCTCCTGCGCCACTGGTAAGAGAAGCCCGACTCTGTGTCCTGGGATTCCCGTTTCCCAGCCCCAGTACCGAAGGTCTCTGGGTTTTAGGAGGTCGCATTTTTAAGTTCTGAGCAGAAGGGGACTTTACTTCCTTAGGTGCGTTCTTGCTGATCACGCCCCTGAGAGCACTGCCCTCCCCAGTGGTCCTTAACTCTGGACCTCTAAGTCAGAGTTAAGGATACTGAGGCACAAGGCAGTCCTGCTCCACATCACCCAGTTGGTCAGGGTCCTGCTGTCTGGGCCCCAGTGTTCTCCTCCAGGCTCTGAGCAATCAGGGTGGATGGGGGGCTAGAGACATTGAGTCTTCAGGCTTCAGGACAGAAGGTTGTGGCTCGCAGTCTCAGTATTCCTGGGTGGGGTGTGCAGCTGGGACCTTCCTGGTGGGGTGAAACAGGAGGGTGCTTGCCCTTCCCAGCGTGAGTGGAGAGGACATGGGGTTCTGTTCCTCTGTCCTGAGTGGGAAAGGAGCTCTGAGGGCTGGCCCTGTGCAGAGGAGGGGGCACTGGAGACTCATTGACCCACTGCTGTACCTTCTGTATCTCACTCACTGCCCactgcctttttctcttccttgcagGTGTCTCCTGCACCTGCGCCGGCTCCTGCAAATGCAAAGAGTGCAAATGCACCTCCTGCAAGAAGAGTGAGTGCGGGGCCATCTCCAGGAATCTGGGGCTGTGGCTAAGGTTGGGAGGGAACTCAAGGCTGGCCCTGAGTGCTTCCTTCTGGGGAACTGGGCTTCCTTTTGCCCCTGTTGGCCATGTCGTTCCCTCTCCATGCTTTCTGCCCTGAGTTCAGATGGGGCAGGGAAGCATTTATCTCTTGGGACACAACCCCCAACTGTACCCCCTATGGTTTCAGAGCAGAGCTGTGCCACACGAAAAAAGAATCCTCGGGGTCTGGCGTCTGAGCTCGAGCCATGCTTGCTATTGGGTCAGGGAGGTGCCTGGTCCAGTCTACTGCCACCTCTCACTCTCCCCTTCTTCTCcaggctgctgctcctgctgccccGTGGGCTGTGCCAAGTGTGCCCAGGGCTGTGTCTGCAAAGGGGCATCGGAGAAGTGCAACTGTTGTGCCTGATGTGGGGACAGCTCTGCTCCCAGTTGTAAATAGAGCAACCTGCATAACCTGGAAGTTTTTGTCGTTTTTAATATAACCCTGagccattttctttatttctttttatattaaatatgtgaATGGCAATAAAAGGATTTTGACTTGAATCTTACTCTGTTCTTCTTTGTGTGTCTTGGAAAAAATGGACTGGGGTGCGGGTTAAACCAGGAGTTTAGAGACCAGGCTCTGGATGGAAATGTGAGCCACTAATAATGTAAACACCTTCAGCCCAGCCAGGATACGTCACTGAGTTTacacttctgtaaaatgggattgcaCTGTGCACACTATATGGGTGGGGACCATACACGATCGCTTCCAGTCTCATGCCAAATGTAGCACAGAAACTGCAtccctcatttttattttctgattttcctgcCCAACCTCAGATTCACATTGGATTTGAGGCTTAAAAGTGGCTACAGTGCTGGTACTCAACTCCCCAGTTCCTTTAATCCTTCAACGGTGCtctgatttgcatattttgtcactaccaaatctcatgttgaaatgtaacttCCAATATTGCAGGTGAGGCCAAGTGGGAGCTTTTGAGGTCATGAGGACAGATCCCTAaagaatggcttggtgccatcccaTAGTGAAGTGTCATCTCTTACTCTGGTAGGTCACTCCAGAGCTGGCTGTTTAAAAGAGCCAGGCACTGTCCCCTGCTCCCTCTTGCTCCCTGTCTCTCCATGTGATGTACCTGCTCCCCTTTGGTCTTCTGCCAGGATTGCAGGCTTCCTGCGGCCCTCATCAAAGGCAGATGCCTGCACCACActctgcacagcctgcagaagcagaaatcaaaacaaacttcttttctttataaattacctagtctcagggaTTCCATTAGAGCAATGCAAACAGGCTAGCACAATGGGGCTTTTCAAACACTTTGGTGAAGGACAGTTTTTATTTCCTGTCCATCACAGACCTAAATCTTGGTAAATATAATAGTATTGATTATggagataatgaaataaaacaccaaaaacaaaacccattttTTAGatccaatgggaaaaaaattcaata
The genomic region above belongs to Chlorocebus sabaeus isolate Y175 chromosome 5, mChlSab1.0.hap1, whole genome shotgun sequence and contains:
- the LOC103233043 gene encoding metallothionein-1, with the translated sequence MDPNCSCATGVSCTCAGSCKCKECKCTSCKKSCCSCCPVGCAKCAQGCVCKGASEKCNCCA